The region CGACACGCGAGTCCTCGAGTGCGAGCGTATCGCCTGCGTCGTACATTTTTGCGCCGAGAACGGCGATCATACCCGCGTTATCGCGCAGGAATCGGGGTTCGGGCGCGTGAAAGTCGGCACCCCGTTGGTCGCACATCTCCTCGAGCATCTCTCGGAGTCGGCCGTTCTGGCCGACGCCGCCGCCGAGGACGAGTTCGTCGCTGCCGGTCAGCGAAAGCGCGCGCTCGGAGACTTCGGTGAGCATGCTGAAGATTGTCTCCTGCAAGGAGTAGCAGATGTCCTCGACTGCAGTCCCATCGTCATACTGCTGCTTCGCCGCGCTCATGATGCCCGAAAATGAGAAGTCCATCCCTTTGACGACGTACGGAAGGTCGACGTACTCGCCGTCTTTCGCGGCCGCTTCGACTTTCGGGCCGCCGGGGTGGGACCAGCCGACATGGCGCGTGAACTTATCAATCGAGTTGCCGACGCCGGTGTCCATCGTCTCGCCGAGCACCTGATATCGGCCGTTTCGGTAGGCCAACAGATGGGCGTTCGCTCCACTCGCGTTCAGACAGACGGGTGAGTCGAATCCCGACGTATGGCGACCGATCTCGAGGTGGGCGACCATGTGATTGACCCCGACGAGGGGGACCTCGAGCGCCTGAGAGAGTGCTCGAGCAGCCGTCCCGACGATGCGCAGGCATGGCCCAAGTCCGGGGCCGCGCGAGAAGGCAACGCAGTCGACGGGGGACTCATCGGCGGGTCGATTGGTAGTATCGCGGGCGTGCTCGAGGGCGGATTCGACGACCTGTGGAATCGCCTCGTGCATGTGCTCGGCGGCCTCGCGTGGATGGATGCCGCCGCTTTCGGGTTGATAGGCGTCGCTCTCGATGAATACGTCGTCGCTTTCGGCATCGGAGACGGCTGCGCTGGCTGCC is a window of Natronolimnobius sp. AArcel1 DNA encoding:
- a CDS encoding bifunctional N(6)-L-threonylcarbamoyladenine synthase/serine/threonine protein kinase, which encodes MSSDTRVLGIEGTAWAASAAVSDAESDDVFIESDAYQPESGGIHPREAAEHMHEAIPQVVESALEHARDTTNRPADESPVDCVAFSRGPGLGPCLRIVGTAARALSQALEVPLVGVNHMVAHLEIGRHTSGFDSPVCLNASGANAHLLAYRNGRYQVLGETMDTGVGNSIDKFTRHVGWSHPGGPKVEAAAKDGEYVDLPYVVKGMDFSFSGIMSAAKQQYDDGTAVEDICYSLQETIFSMLTEVSERALSLTGSDELVLGGGVGQNGRLREMLEEMCDQRGADFHAPEPRFLRDNAGMIAVLGAKMYDAGDTLALEDSRVDPNFRPDQVPVTWRDDESGVTLGRSASDGDQQVRGAEALVALEPDTGRVTKRRRAKTYRHPQLDERLRTERTRLEARLTSLARREGVPTPVLSDVDATDARLELEYVGECDLREQLTPATVRDVGRHLARLHTAGFVHGDPTTRNVRVGRRVAPPNERTDDVREHNGERTYLIDFGLGYHTDHVEDYAMDLHVFDQSLVGTAADPDPLREAVREGYLEVGEERVLERLTDVEGRGRYVAEP